The Nitrospira tepida genome includes a window with the following:
- a CDS encoding FitA-like ribbon-helix-helix domain-containing protein encodes MGQVIVRNLDDRVIDALKAKAELHGHSLEQELRSILSKAALPNAQERVALADRIRSLTPKRRQTDSTALIREDRDR; translated from the coding sequence ATGGGACAGGTCATTGTCCGCAATCTGGATGATCGCGTCATCGACGCTTTGAAAGCCAAGGCGGAATTACACGGCCATTCGCTGGAACAGGAGTTGCGGTCCATTCTCTCGAAGGCGGCGCTACCCAACGCGCAAGAGCGAGTCGCACTGGCAGACCGTATCCGTAGTCTGACGCCCAAACGACGCCAGACGGATTCCACCGCTCTCATTCGCGAGGATCGAGACCGGTAA
- a CDS encoding type II toxin-antitoxin system VapC family toxin → MWVVDASVAVKWFIEEPGWPAARAVLARGESLLAPDLIVVEASNTAWKKVKRQEMTSEQGEAMVRAIPLFFDRLTPSGSLAARAYVLANQLNHPVYDCLYLALAESEAVELITDDARLFAAVSRTALRKRIRLLAKFES, encoded by the coding sequence ATGTGGGTAGTCGATGCCAGCGTGGCCGTGAAATGGTTTATCGAGGAGCCAGGCTGGCCGGCAGCGCGCGCGGTCCTCGCAAGGGGCGAATCCCTTCTGGCACCAGACCTGATCGTGGTGGAAGCGAGCAACACAGCATGGAAAAAGGTGAAGCGACAGGAGATGACGTCGGAGCAAGGGGAGGCGATGGTACGAGCCATCCCGCTCTTTTTTGATCGCCTGACGCCCTCCGGCTCGTTGGCCGCGCGAGCTTATGTCTTGGCCAATCAGTTGAATCATCCGGTGTACGATTGTCTCTACCTCGCGCTGGCGGAAAGCGAGGCAGTCGAGCTGATCACGGATGACGCACGGCTCTTCGCAGCCGTATCCCGCACGGCTCTCCGGAAGCGAATTCGACTCCTGGCAAAGTTCGAAAGCTAA